The following proteins are encoded in a genomic region of Rhizobium sp. CCGE531:
- a CDS encoding amino acid ABC transporter substrate-binding protein: protein MNWLKTVAAAALVQAAFLLPAHAGENLKAIQSAGVFKVGTEGTYAPFTFHDGSGKLTGFDVEIAEAIAGKLGVKAQFLEGKWDGLIAGLDANRYDAVINEVGVTEARKKKYDFSEPYIASKAVLIVKDSNTDIKNFADLKGKKSAQSLTSNFGKLATEAGAELVGTDGFDQSIQLVLTGRADATINDSLSFLDFKKHKADAPVKIVAQQANADFSAVIVRKGEPELVTAINKALADIKADGTYDKISQKYFGQDVSK, encoded by the coding sequence ATGAACTGGTTGAAGACTGTTGCCGCCGCCGCCCTCGTGCAGGCGGCATTCCTGCTCCCCGCCCATGCCGGTGAAAACCTCAAGGCGATCCAGTCGGCCGGCGTATTCAAGGTCGGCACGGAAGGTACCTACGCGCCCTTCACCTTTCATGACGGGAGCGGCAAGCTCACCGGCTTCGACGTCGAGATCGCCGAGGCGATCGCCGGAAAGCTCGGCGTCAAGGCGCAGTTCCTGGAAGGCAAGTGGGATGGCCTGATCGCCGGCCTCGACGCCAACCGCTACGACGCCGTCATCAACGAAGTCGGCGTCACCGAAGCCCGCAAGAAGAAATATGACTTCTCCGAGCCCTACATCGCCTCCAAGGCCGTGCTGATCGTCAAGGACAGCAATACCGACATCAAGAATTTCGCCGATCTCAAGGGCAAGAAGTCGGCACAGTCGCTGACCAGCAACTTCGGCAAGCTCGCCACGGAAGCCGGCGCCGAACTCGTGGGCACCGACGGCTTCGACCAGTCGATCCAGCTCGTGCTGACCGGCCGCGCCGACGCCACCATCAACGACAGCCTTTCCTTCCTCGATTTCAAGAAGCACAAGGCCGACGCGCCGGTGAAGATCGTCGCCCAGCAGGCCAATGCCGATTTTTCCGCCGTCATCGTCCGCAAGGGCGAGCCTGAACTGGTAACCGCCATCAACAAGGCGCTGGCCGATATCAAGGCCGATGGCACCTATGACAAGATCTCGCAGAAATACTTCGGACAGGACGTTTCGAAGTAA
- a CDS encoding amino acid ABC transporter permease, with amino-acid sequence MEHWLQLMWESLGTLLWAGLIFTIPLTLVTFVLGLLLGLLTAVTRLFGPPPLVAVARFYVWVIRGTPLLVQLFVIFYGLPSLGILLDAFPAAVIGFTLSVGAYTSEIIRAVISSVPKGQWEAAYSTGMNWRQAMSRTILPQAARVAVPPLSNTFISLVKDTSLAAAITVPELFQAAQRIVATTYEPLILYVEAALIYLVMSSFLSVLQGSLERRFARYGGTLEART; translated from the coding sequence GTGGAGCATTGGCTGCAACTGATGTGGGAGTCACTGGGCACGCTGCTTTGGGCAGGGCTCATCTTCACCATCCCGCTCACCTTGGTTACCTTCGTCCTCGGTCTGTTGCTTGGCCTGCTCACCGCCGTCACGCGCCTGTTCGGCCCGCCGCCGCTGGTGGCTGTCGCCCGTTTCTATGTCTGGGTGATCCGCGGCACGCCGCTTCTGGTGCAGCTCTTCGTCATCTTCTACGGCCTGCCGAGCCTCGGCATTCTGCTCGACGCCTTCCCGGCCGCCGTGATCGGCTTTACGCTGAGCGTCGGCGCCTATACGTCCGAGATCATCCGCGCCGTCATCTCCTCCGTGCCGAAGGGCCAGTGGGAAGCCGCCTATTCGACCGGCATGAACTGGCGCCAGGCGATGAGCCGCACCATCCTGCCGCAGGCGGCGCGCGTCGCCGTGCCGCCGCTCTCCAATACCTTCATCTCGCTGGTCAAGGACACCTCGCTTGCCGCTGCCATCACCGTGCCGGAGTTGTTCCAGGCCGCGCAGCGCATCGTGGCGACGACCTACGAGCCGCTGATCCTCTATGTCGAGGCTGCCCTCATCTATCTGGTCATGAGCTCCTTCCTGTCGGTGCTGCAGGGCTCACTCGAGCGCCGTTTCGCCCGCTATGGCGGCACGCTGGAGGCACGCACATGA